A single region of the Pontibacter kalidii genome encodes:
- a CDS encoding PAS domain S-box protein: protein MPHTLNQQPDEKSVLAASNLLQVLVQLAKPTHGVVVAQPNGQVLAANAQTSNYRPSDSDFSTTRSLRSLLGISPEQFNGLLEELQLQRKLTGFVDAEEGGEDKHCGSFTYSCRMVHFQGETFVCVELANVGQATALLPYDGDSYHDVFEENSEPMFLLDCDGNFIDINQTALQLVRQTKEQLTGKSIFRAFKLNLFERVALRGQLKQALEEGKQKFEWWLHEDNHNLLPIEITLQRGKFKTQDILYGSVKNLNEVIETEQDVRFRNHQLEFVNQLITNLSSSDSQHDILHNTLDELLDKSDVKGGCVYTLNSLENRVARLSYSAGEVGEPVLPEELHLTQEQLQQLGSEHKRSAAVSLQEQLQNRFHRTLTLVPIFSETKVLALILIWPNSEPRVTPSFLSLLDFIGGAIGNYIERHRLQQQLIHTEDKYKLLFEASYDAILLFKDGAVIECNDKAIEFFRCTREDLVGKTPMDFSPEFQPDGERSSEKTARIMREVLETGRSATIEWKNRRKDGTLFDAELTVTRLILDGEAYIQVFKRDITQHKLTQQTKRQEEVLHESMNQFRSFLDKVNLIYYSLDTKGNIAFANDFFLKYVEYTEEELIGQNFYELLVPKLERAQRLQDYRKALETKQLSSYYERDVLTKSGQLKTIRWNSMFEYSPEGQVTGITSVGKDMTDKRIAMEALKDNKIRLQDLFDNAHDLIQNISVDNKFIFVNKAWKDRLGYTDHDIESLTLNDIVHPYYKAKLIYQLRNLYKGENVNKIETVFLTKAGKPVHLIGSITCSWQDSRPVATRAILHDITDRIKAERLQKVYYSIANLAISSKDLNSLYSAIHRELSKIIETRNIYIALCDNEHRHLSFVYLVDQFVDKASKTQTRRPFSQGLSEYIIATGKPLYMQKQELLELADREALTLFGAVPEVILCSPLAIGDRIIGVITLQDYQNPDAYVSTDIEILHFISNQVALAIERKRNEEQINTQNARLNAIFESGTHHMWSINRNYELTSFNRNFAQAFSDRSGYELSPFIRIDNDSMVHENSYAYWEDKYKQVFAGHPQHFEIELEHGKSWREVYLHPIYMEDGSFEEISGIALDITDKKKSELALAESEEKFRNIFESFQDVYYRTDLSGNLLLVSPSVTQLLGYNEQEALGKKTTDFYANSEDRTRLINKVLEQQNVRDIEVEMICKDGSHKTVVLDARLVYDDAGEPMGLEGVIRDVSELKRTQIALLRAKEEAENLLKVKTQFLANMSHELRTPMNGIIGMIDLMSQINTDPEQREYIDTLRKSSDALLAILNDILDLSKIQAGKLVLHESGVDLHETLGKIHSLFVNRAQQKDLQFTYTIDPEVPRHIVTDETRLLQVLSNLTSNAIKFTNAGDVSIHVGASKLDKEYYRLQVRVKDSGIGITPEDQKLLFTDFTQLDNSSTKTFGGTGLGLAISKQLTHLLGGDIGVESVIGDGSVFWFNIKVRVASAAEVKEQQLRQQQQHQEVGSLEFTPYVLLVDDNQINQKVAQKQLERLGCVTDIASNGFEAIDYATSNRYDIIFMDIQMPEMDGVTATRHIKEKLGAGCPPIIAMTAYSMKDDAEKFMNQGMDDYVSKPVKSSDLHAMISKWESNAWEPAVEETAAAESEPENQEPIIDLAVVEQLKEIGGEDFTKQLYSEFEEEAAGLIEEAKKELDVQHYKGILSTLHQLKGTGFTLGINPLAELAKQLEHDIKHDNLEQVDENFSRLQTQYENYKRTYKDIIFS, encoded by the coding sequence ATGCCCCATACTTTAAACCAGCAACCTGACGAGAAATCTGTACTAGCGGCCTCTAACCTGCTGCAGGTGCTGGTGCAGCTCGCCAAGCCAACGCATGGCGTAGTAGTGGCCCAGCCGAATGGCCAGGTGCTGGCTGCCAACGCACAAACCAGCAACTATAGGCCCAGTGATTCTGACTTCAGCACTACCCGCAGCCTGCGTAGCCTGCTTGGCATTTCGCCGGAGCAGTTTAACGGGCTGCTGGAGGAGTTGCAGCTGCAGCGAAAGCTGACCGGTTTCGTGGATGCGGAGGAGGGCGGCGAGGATAAACACTGCGGCTCCTTTACCTATAGCTGCCGCATGGTGCACTTCCAGGGCGAAACGTTTGTGTGCGTGGAGCTGGCTAATGTCGGGCAGGCCACCGCCCTGCTCCCTTACGATGGCGACAGTTACCATGATGTATTTGAGGAGAACTCAGAGCCCATGTTCCTCCTCGACTGCGACGGGAATTTCATTGACATCAACCAGACGGCCCTCCAGCTGGTGCGGCAGACCAAGGAGCAACTGACGGGCAAATCTATTTTCCGGGCGTTTAAACTGAATTTATTTGAGCGGGTGGCCCTGAGGGGGCAACTGAAGCAGGCGCTGGAGGAAGGCAAGCAGAAGTTTGAGTGGTGGCTGCACGAAGACAACCACAACCTGCTGCCCATCGAGATTACGCTGCAGCGGGGCAAGTTTAAGACGCAGGATATCCTCTACGGATCAGTAAAAAACCTCAACGAGGTAATCGAGACCGAGCAGGATGTGCGCTTCCGGAACCACCAGCTCGAGTTTGTGAACCAGCTTATCACCAACCTGTCCTCCTCGGACAGCCAGCACGACATCCTGCACAACACGCTGGATGAGCTGCTGGATAAAAGCGATGTGAAGGGCGGCTGCGTGTATACGCTTAACTCCCTCGAAAACAGGGTGGCCCGGCTTTCTTATTCGGCCGGCGAGGTGGGAGAGCCCGTGTTGCCAGAGGAGTTGCATCTTACGCAGGAGCAGCTTCAGCAGTTGGGATCTGAACACAAGCGCTCCGCGGCAGTCAGCCTGCAGGAGCAGCTGCAAAACAGGTTTCACCGCACGCTCACCCTTGTGCCAATCTTCTCGGAAACGAAGGTGCTGGCCCTGATCCTGATCTGGCCAAACAGCGAGCCCCGTGTGACACCGTCCTTCCTCTCGTTGCTGGACTTTATCGGCGGCGCCATTGGCAACTACATTGAACGGCACCGGCTGCAGCAGCAACTCATCCACACCGAGGACAAGTATAAACTGCTATTTGAGGCTTCCTATGATGCCATCCTTCTTTTCAAGGACGGGGCAGTGATTGAGTGCAACGACAAAGCCATTGAGTTTTTCCGCTGCACCCGCGAGGACCTGGTGGGCAAAACACCGATGGACTTTTCTCCTGAGTTCCAGCCCGATGGGGAGCGGTCGTCGGAGAAGACAGCGCGCATCATGCGGGAGGTGCTGGAGACAGGCCGCTCCGCTACCATCGAGTGGAAGAACCGCCGCAAGGATGGCACCCTCTTCGATGCCGAGCTTACCGTTACCCGCCTCATCCTAGACGGGGAAGCTTACATCCAGGTGTTTAAACGCGACATCACCCAGCATAAGCTGACCCAGCAGACAAAGCGCCAGGAGGAGGTGCTGCACGAGTCGATGAACCAGTTCCGCAGCTTCCTGGACAAAGTAAACCTGATTTACTACAGCCTCGACACCAAGGGAAACATTGCCTTTGCCAACGATTTCTTCCTGAAGTACGTGGAGTATACCGAGGAAGAGCTGATAGGCCAGAACTTCTACGAACTGCTGGTGCCAAAGCTGGAGCGCGCGCAGCGCCTGCAGGACTATAGGAAAGCGCTGGAGACGAAGCAGCTCAGCTCTTACTACGAGCGCGACGTACTGACAAAGTCGGGTCAGCTGAAGACCATCCGCTGGAACAGCATGTTCGAGTATAGCCCCGAAGGGCAGGTTACCGGCATCACCAGCGTGGGCAAGGACATGACCGACAAGCGCATCGCCATGGAGGCCCTGAAAGACAACAAGATCCGCCTGCAGGACCTCTTCGACAATGCCCATGACCTTATCCAGAATATCTCGGTCGATAACAAGTTCATTTTTGTAAACAAGGCCTGGAAAGACCGCCTCGGCTACACCGACCACGATATTGAGTCGCTCACACTCAACGACATTGTGCACCCCTACTACAAGGCCAAGCTGATCTACCAGCTGCGCAACCTCTACAAGGGCGAGAATGTGAACAAGATCGAGACTGTGTTCCTGACCAAGGCGGGTAAGCCGGTGCACCTGATCGGAAGTATCACCTGCAGCTGGCAGGATAGCCGCCCCGTGGCCACCCGCGCCATCCTGCACGACATCACAGACCGAATCAAGGCCGAGCGGCTGCAGAAAGTATACTACAGTATCGCCAACCTGGCCATCAGCAGTAAAGACCTGAACTCGCTCTACTCGGCCATTCACCGCGAGCTGAGCAAGATCATCGAGACGCGCAACATCTACATCGCCCTGTGCGATAACGAGCACAGGCACCTCAGCTTTGTTTACCTGGTAGACCAGTTTGTGGATAAAGCCTCTAAGACCCAGACCAGGCGTCCGTTCTCGCAGGGGCTGTCGGAGTACATCATTGCTACCGGCAAGCCGCTATACATGCAGAAACAGGAACTGCTGGAGCTGGCGGACCGCGAAGCGCTTACCCTCTTTGGGGCAGTGCCCGAGGTGATACTTTGCTCTCCGCTGGCCATTGGCGACCGTATCATCGGTGTTATTACGCTGCAGGACTACCAGAACCCGGACGCCTACGTGAGCACCGATATCGAGATCCTGCACTTTATCTCGAACCAGGTTGCCCTGGCCATCGAGCGCAAGCGCAACGAGGAGCAGATAAACACCCAGAACGCCAGGCTCAACGCTATTTTCGAGTCGGGCACGCACCACATGTGGTCCATCAACCGCAACTATGAGCTTACCTCGTTTAACCGCAACTTTGCCCAGGCCTTCTCCGACCGAAGCGGCTATGAGCTGAGCCCATTTATCCGCATCGATAATGACTCCATGGTGCATGAAAACTCTTATGCGTACTGGGAGGATAAGTATAAACAGGTATTTGCAGGCCATCCGCAGCACTTCGAGATTGAGCTGGAGCACGGGAAAAGCTGGCGCGAAGTATACCTGCACCCCATCTACATGGAGGATGGCTCGTTTGAGGAGATTTCCGGCATAGCCCTGGACATTACGGACAAGAAGAAATCGGAACTGGCCTTGGCGGAGAGCGAGGAGAAATTCCGCAATATCTTTGAGTCGTTCCAGGACGTGTACTATCGTACCGACCTGTCCGGAAACCTCTTGCTTGTCAGCCCATCCGTGACACAACTGCTTGGCTATAACGAGCAAGAGGCGCTTGGCAAGAAAACAACGGACTTCTATGCAAACTCTGAAGACCGGACCCGCCTTATTAATAAGGTGTTGGAGCAGCAAAACGTGCGGGATATAGAGGTAGAGATGATTTGTAAGGATGGCAGCCATAAAACGGTCGTGCTTGATGCCAGGCTGGTATACGATGATGCTGGTGAGCCTATGGGTCTGGAAGGTGTGATCCGCGATGTTTCTGAGCTGAAGCGCACACAGATCGCCCTGCTGCGCGCCAAGGAGGAGGCCGAGAACCTGCTGAAAGTGAAGACCCAGTTCCTGGCCAACATGAGCCATGAGTTGCGCACGCCGATGAACGGCATCATCGGCATGATTGATTTGATGAGCCAGATAAACACTGACCCGGAGCAGCGCGAGTACATCGATACGCTGCGCAAGTCTTCGGACGCGCTGCTGGCCATTCTAAACGACATCCTGGACCTGAGCAAGATACAGGCCGGCAAGCTGGTGCTGCACGAGAGCGGCGTGGACCTGCACGAAACGCTGGGCAAGATACACTCCCTGTTCGTGAACCGGGCACAGCAGAAAGACCTCCAATTTACCTATACCATCGACCCCGAGGTGCCGCGCCACATTGTAACAGACGAGACAAGGCTGCTGCAGGTGCTCTCGAACCTTACCTCCAACGCCATCAAGTTTACCAATGCCGGTGATGTGAGTATACATGTGGGCGCCAGCAAGCTGGATAAAGAGTACTATAGGCTGCAGGTGCGGGTGAAAGACTCCGGTATCGGCATTACGCCGGAAGACCAGAAGCTGCTGTTCACCGATTTTACCCAGCTCGACAACTCCTCCACCAAGACCTTTGGCGGCACCGGCCTTGGCCTGGCCATCTCCAAGCAGCTTACCCACCTGCTGGGCGGCGATATTGGTGTGGAGTCCGTTATCGGGGATGGCAGTGTGTTCTGGTTCAACATTAAGGTGCGCGTAGCCAGCGCGGCCGAGGTAAAGGAGCAGCAGCTACGCCAGCAACAGCAGCATCAGGAGGTGGGCTCGCTGGAGTTTACCCCATACGTGCTGCTGGTGGATGATAACCAGATAAACCAAAAAGTGGCCCAGAAACAGCTCGAGCGCCTCGGTTGTGTAACCGACATCGCCTCCAATGGCTTCGAGGCCATCGACTACGCCACCAGTAACAGGTATGACATCATCTTTATGGATATCCAGATGCCGGAGATGGACGGTGTAACGGCCACCAGGCATATCAAGGAGAAACTGGGTGCCGGCTGTCCTCCTATCATCGCCATGACGGCCTACTCGATGAAGGATGATGCCGAGAAGTTCATGAACCAGGGCATGGACGACTACGTTTCCAAGCCGGTGAAAAGCTCTGACCTGCACGCCATGATCAGCAAATGGGAAAGCAACGCCTGGGAGCCGGCGGTGGAGGAAACCGCGGCCGCAGAAAGTGAACCTGAAAACCAGGAGCCGATCATTGATCTGGCTGTGGTGGAGCAGCTGA